CCCGCGCCTTCGACCTCGTACGACGCATCAAGAAGACGCCGATCGTCGTCAACGACTCCCGCGGCTTCTTCACCTCGCGCGTCATCGGCCAGTTCATCAACGAGGGCGTCGCCATGGTCGGCGAGGGCGTCGAGCCCGCGTCGGTCGAACAGGCCGCGGCCCAGTCCGGCTACCCGGCCAAGGTGCTCTCCCTGATGGACGAGCTGACCCTGACCCTGCCGCGCAGGATCCGCGACGAGACGAAGCGCGCGGTGGAGGAGGCCGGCGGCACCTGGCCCGGGCACCCCTCCGACGAGGTCATCGACCGCATGGTCGACGAGTTCGGCCGCCCGGGGCGCAGCGGGGGAGCGGGCTTCTACGACTACGACGAGGACGGCGGGCGCGCCGGACTCTGGCCCGGACTGCGCGAGCACTTCGCGAACCCCGACGCCGATGTGCCCTTCGAGGACATGAAGGAGCGGATGCTCTTCTCCGAGGCACTGGACAGCGTCCGCTGCCTGGAGGAGAACGTCCTCATCTCCGTCGCCGACGCCAACATCGGCTCCATCATGGGCATCGGCTTCCCGCCGTGGACCGGCGGCGTCCTCCAGTACATCAACGGGTACGAGGGCGGCCTGCCCGGCTTCGTGGCCCGTGCCCGGGAACTCGCCGAGCGCTACGGCGACCGATTCCTGCCGCCCGCCCTGCTGGTGGAGAAGGCGGAGAAGGGCGAGACCTTCCACGACTGATCCGCCGCCAGGCGCCGCCGCGGCCCGCGTTCACCGTCACTCGGCGGTGAACGCGGCCCGCAGCTCCTCCTTCAACGATCGCTGAAACGCCGTCACCAGCGCCTGCACCACGATCGGTTGCATATCGGCGGACAGCGACTTCATCGCCGCCACATGCTCCGGATCGCCCTCGCGCTCCCGGTAGGGGTTCCACACCTCGTCCCGGAACAGCCGGGTCATCTCCTGGGCGGCCGAACGGGTGTGCTCCAGCAGAACGGTCCGCGCCGCCAGGATCGTCTCGTGCGCGATCGGCACGTCCAGCAGCTCCACCCCGAGCCGCAGCAGTCCCGGATCCACCCGGTACGCCCCGCCGTCCTCCTGCGGCCGGACCAGCACCCCCATCGCCGCCAGCCGCTCCACATCCGCCTCCGACAGCGCCCGCCCGGCCCGCCGCTCCAGCTCGGCCCGGGACAGCTCCTCGGTCCGGTCCGGCGCCCAGGAGGCGACCAGCGCCCGGTGGATCGCCAGATCGTGGGCGCTCAGATCGGGCGGCAGCTGTTCCAGATAACGTTCGATCGCCGCCAGCGTCATACCCTGCCGCTGGAGCTCCTCGATCAGCGCGAGCCGCGAGAGGTGGTCCGGCCCGTAGTGCCCGACCCGGCGCGGCCCGATGACCGGGGGCGGCAGCAGGCCCCGGGTGCTGTAGAACCGCACGGTGCGCACGGTGACCCCGGCGCGGGCCGCCAGCTCGTCCACCGTGAGCGTCGGCTCGTCGGTCCCCGTCGCCATCTCTGCTCCCCGTCGTCGGACCCTCGCATCGGACAGTGCCGCTGTCTCACCATTACTGTGAAAGTCTCCGGCACCATCGCCCCGCCGTCCACCCCGGACCCGTTGTCCGTGGCGGCCCGTACGGTGAGGTCATGTCGGAGATCACTTACGTACGGGGTGACGCCACCGCGCCGCAGGGCAAGGGCGTCAAGCTGATCGTCCACGTCTGCAACGACCTGGGCGGCTGGGGCAAGGGCTTCGTCCTGGCCCTCTCCCGCCGCTGGCCCGAGCCCGAAGCCGCCTACCGGCGCTGGCACCGCGAGCGCGCGGGCAACGACTTCGCCCTGGGTGCGGCGCAGTTCGTGCGGGTGGGGCCCTATCTCTGGGTGGCCAACCTGGTAGGCCAGCGGGGCATGCGCACCGGCAGCAAGGGGGTTCCCGTGCGGTACGAGGCGATCGACGCGGCGCTCGGCGCGGTGGCTCTCAAGGCGGGCGAGCTGGGGGCCTCGGTCCATATGCCCCGGATCGGCTGCGGCCTCGCGGGCGGCACGTGGGCCATGATCGAGCCGCTGATCGAGCGACGCCTGATATCCGCCGGCCTGTCGGTGACGGTCTACGACCACGACTGACCGGACCCCCTGGCGTCCCGACCCCGCCCGGGGGCTCTCCCGGGGACGCGGGATCATGGAGGAGAGGAAACAGGGCACGGGCAGCGCACGGCAGGCCCGCCGGGACCGCGGGAGCACGGATGAGCGGCGCGACCGACGCGACGAACCCCGAGCCGCCTCCGCCCGGCGGGGTGCTCTGGAGCCTGTCCGGGGACATCCGCGCCCTGCTGATGCTGCCCGCCGCCCTCACCCTCCAGGTCGCCCACCCGGCCGTCGGCGCCGGCGTCGACGAGCACTCCGTGTTCCGTACGGATCCCTGGGGGCGCGGTGAACGCTCGCTGCGCTCGCTCCAGCTCCGGGTCTACGGCGGCGCGGAGGCCGCGGCGGAGGGCCGCAGGCTGCGGGTGCTGCACCGCACGATCCGGGGGACCGACACCCGCGGCCGGCGCTACCACGCCCTGACGCCCGCCAACTACGCCTGGGTGCACGCCACCGGCTTCCCCGTGTACCAGCACGCGGCCCGGTATCTGATCCGCCCCATGAGTCCCGCCCAGGAGCGCGCCCTGTACGCGGAGTGGCTCCAGGTCGGCCGGATCCTGGGCATCCACGACCGGGACATGCCCCGGACCATCGAGGACTTCCGGCCGTACTGGGAGAAGACGCTCGCGGGGGAGATCGAGGCGACCTCCGTCGTCCGGGAGCTCGTCGCCACCGACCAGTCCGTCCCGCCGCCGGACCGGGGGCCGTGGCCGCTCCGGCTGCTGCTGCGGGCGCTGTGGCCGGTGCTGCTGCCGCCGCTGGCCCGCTTCCGCCGCTTCGTCACCATCGGGCTCATGCCGCCCGACGCCCGCATGGCCATCGGCCTGCCGTGGACCCCTGACCAGGAGAAGCGGCTGCGCCGGATGTGCGCGGTGCTGCGGGTCGTCGCCCCCGTCCTCCCGGAGCGGCTGCGCTATCTGCCCCGGGTACGGGCGGCCCGCGCCGCTGCGCGTACGGCGGGACGGGGCGCCCGCGCCGCCGGGACGCGTCGGAACGGCTGAACGCCCGCCGCTCCGACGCCCCGGGGCACCTCAGCGGTGGTCGTGCCCCTCCTGCCCCCGGTCGGTCCCGTCACCGCGGTCGCCGTGGTCGTGCACGGTGTTCGTCGCCGCGATCTTCTGCCAGGAGGCGGGGCGCTCGACCCGCGCCGCCGTCCGCGCCGACAGCGCGTCCTCGGCGACACCCGCGTCGGCCGCCGCCGGAAGCGCGGGGCGCGAGGGCTGGTAGAGCCAGGTGTCGAAGAGCGCGGCGAGCGGCTTGCCCGAGACCCGCTCCGCGTACCGCACGAAGTCGCCGACAGCTGCGTTGCCGTACGCGTGCTCGGCCGGCCAGCCCTTCAGCAGCTCGAAGAAGGCGGTGTCGCCGATCTCGTTGCGCAGCGCCTGGAGCGCCAGCGCGCCCCGGTCGTAGACGGCGATGTCGAACTGGTCGTCCGGGCCCGGGTCGCCCGGCTTCACCTTCCAGAACGGGTCGTCGGCCGGGTGCAGGGCGTAGGTGTAGTCCGCCAGCTCCTGCGTGGTGCCCTCGCCCTCCTTCTCCGACCAGAGCCACTGGCTGTAGCGGGCGAAGCCCTCGTTGATCCAGATGTCCTTCCAGCCGTCGACCGAGACGCTGTCGCCGTACCACTGGTGCGCGATCTCGTGGACGACGACCGAGATGTTGGCGCCGTTCGCGAACTGCCTCGGGCTGTAGAAGGGCCGGGTCTGGGTCTCCAGGGCGAAGCCGCTCGTCACGTTCGGCACGTATCCGCCCAGCGCGTTGAACGGGTAGGGGCCGAACACCTCGGTCAGCCACTCGGCGACCTCGGTGGTCCGCTCGATGCTGGCGCGGGCCGCACCGGCGTTGGCGCCCAGGTCCTTGCTGTAGGCGTTCAGCACCGGCAGGCCGTCGGCGGTCCGGTCGGTCGTGATGTCGAACCTGCCGATGGCGAGCGTCGTGAGATAGGACGCCTGCGGCTTGTCGGAGCGCCAGTTGAAGCGGGTCCAGCCGAGCTTGGAACTCTGCGACTGGAGCACCCCGTTGCTGATCGCCTGGGTGCCGTCCGGGACCGAGACCGACACGTCGTACGTCGCCTTGTCCAGCGGGTGGTCGTTGCTCGGGTACCACCACACGGCCGACTCCGGCTCCTGCGCCGCGACACCGCCGTCCGGGGTGCGCGCCCACGCGGTCCAGCCGTCGATCTTCAGCTCGGAGGGCTTTCCGGCGTACCGGACGACGACGGAGACGTCCTTGCCCTTCGCCAGGGGAGCCGCCGGGGTGACTTCCAGTTCGTGGTCGCCGCTCGTGGCGAACCGGGCCTTCCTGCCGTTCACCCGCACCTCGGAGACGTCGAGTCCGAAGTCGAGGTTGAAGCGGGACAGCTCCTGCGTGGTGGTGGCGAGGATCGTCGCCGTGCCCTCCAGCAGGTCGGTCGTCGGCCGGTACTTCAGCCGCAGGTCGTAGTGGGACACGTCGTAGCCACCGTTTCCGCTGGCCGGGTAGTAGGGGTCGCCGATACCCGGGGCGCCCACGGTGCCCGGTGAGGCCGCTGCCGGGATCGCCAGCAGAAGGGTGGCCGCCAGTGCGCTGGGGACGATGAATCTGCGGTGCACGCAAACTCCACATGGTCGGGTCGGATGATCTTCCGACCGGTCGTCACGAGGCTATGCACCGGTCGGAGCGGGGCGGGCCGTTCCGGGCACACCTGTCACACGATCGCCATTCCGTCGTCACGGACGGCCGTACCGACGGCCGTAAGGACAGCGGTGATCGCCCCCTGTTGCACAGGAGTTGACCGGGGTAACGTCCGCACATCGCCGACAGCCGGACGGGCGTCACGGCGCCCGCCCCCATGTTCCGGAGGCAGCCGCTGATGACCCCTCGCATCGCCCACGCGCTCCGCATGCTCAGCCCGCACCCGTGGCTCGCGCCGGCGGCCGGGCCCGCCCGGCCGCGGTCCGCGCCCCCGCGCCGCGAGGCGAAGGCGATGCGCCGGACGGCCGTGGCGGCGACGGTCGCCGGGCTGGCCCTCCCGTTCGCCATCGCACCGGCCGAGGCCGCGCACCGTCCGCCGCGCACCGGGTTCGAGACGAGCGAGGGGGCCCGCTGGACCGGCGAGGCGGAGGAGCGCTCGTTCCTCGCCGCGCTGGACCGGGGGAGCGACCGGGTCTCCGTGGACCGCGTCGGCACGACCGGTCAGGGCCGCCCCCTGCGGCTCGTACGCGTCGGCCAGGAGCGCCCCGGGGCCACCACGGTGCTGCTGATCTGCAGCCAGCACGGGGACGAGCCCGCCGGGCGCGAGGCCTGTCTGACGACCATCCGTGACCTGGCGTTCGCCCAGGACCGGGCGACCCGCGCCTTCCTGGCCCGTACGACCCTGCTGGTGCTGCCCACGGCCAACCCCGACGGACGCGCCGCCGACACCCGCGGCAACGCCGACGGGGTCGACGTCAACCGCGACCACATCGCCCTGGAGACCGCCGAGGCGCGGGCCGTCGCCACGGTCGTACGCGACGAACGGCCCCAGGTCATCTACGACTTGCACGAGTACGGCGCCACCCCGCCGTACTACGAGAAGGACCTGTTCGCACTGTGGCCGCGGAACCTCAACGTCGACGACGGGGTCCACGACGTCTCGCGCACCCTCTCCGAGCGGTACGTCCGCCCCGCCGCGACGGCGGGCGGCTACAGCAACGGCCACTACGGCATCTGGACCGACCCGGCCACCGGGGAGCCGGTCAAGCAGGTCGCCGGCGACGGCCAGGAACGCATCCTGCGCAACACCTCCGGCCTCAAGCACGCCGTCGGCCTGCTCATCGAATCCCGGATCGACGCGCTGAGCGACGCGGAGAAGGCGGATCAGGCCCTCAACCACCGGCGCAGGGTCCACTCCCAGCGGACCGCGCTCGGCGGTCTCCTCACCTTCACCGACGAGCAGCGCGCCCGGCTCCGGACGGCCACCGCCCTCGCGCGCCTCGGCGGCCTCGCCGACCGGGGGCCCGTGTACCTCGGCGGCGCCGACAACGACCCGGCCGAGCCCGCCGAGATCATCGCCGACCCGCCGTGCGGCTACCGGCTCGACGGGTCCCAGTACGCGGCGGTGAAGGACGAGCTGGCCCTGCACGGCGTCACCGCCCGGTCGGAGGAGGGTGGCGTGTTTGTGCCTTTGCGCCAGTCGGCTCGACGCCTGATTCCGCTGCTCCTCGATCAGCGGGCGACATATCACCTCGCAAACGGTCAAGCCAGAACCGTTTGTTGATCCTTCGAGATCCGGGGCAGATGTGGTAAGGCCTACGGGGAGCGATTTTCAGACTCGATGAAAGGTGCCACGAGTGTCCCAGGACGACCGGACAACGGATGGGAGGGAAGCGCTGTCGGTCACGGCGGACCTTCCCCCCGAACCGCTCAGTACCAGGGCTCCGACCACCGACCGGGTGGTGTTCGGCGTCACGGCGGTCCTCACGCTTGCCTTCGTCGTCTGGGGTGCGACCGCCACCGATTCCCTGGAGACGGTGTCCGGCAAGCTGCTCACCGGGCTGATCCACAACGGCGGCTGGGCCTTCATGCTGGCCGCGTCGGGCTTCGTCATCTTCGCCCTCTGGCTGGCCGTCAGCCGGTACGGAAAGATCTGCCTCGGCCAGGAGGGGGAGAAGCCGGAGTTCCGGACCATCTCCTGGATCGCGATGATGTTCAGCGCCGGTATGGGCATCGGGCTGATGTTCTGGGGCGTGGCCGAGCCCCTCGCGCACTTCCGGACCCCGCCGCCGGGCACCGACCCCGCCGACTCGGCCGAGGCCATGCAGACGGCGATGGCCACCACGCTCTTCCACTGGACGCTGCACCCCTGGGCCATCTACGCCGTGGTCGGGCTCGCCATCGCCTACAGCGCCTACCGGATGCGTCGGCGGCAGACGATCAGCGCGGTCTTCGAACCGCTGATCGGCAAGCGCCACGCCTACGGCGGCGTCGGCCGCGTCATCGACATCCTGGCCATCTTCGCCACCCTGTTCGGGTCGGCCGCCTCCCTGGGCCTCGGCGCGCTCCAGATCGGCAGCGGCATCCAGGAACTGGACTGGCTGGAGAAGGCGGGCACCGGCCTTCTCGTCACCGTCATCGCCGTGCTGACCGTCGCCTTCGTCGCCTCCGCGGTCTCCGGCGTCGAGAAGGGCATCCAGTGGCTGTCCAACATCAACATGGTGCTGGCCCTGCTGCTCATCGTCTTCGTCTTCATCGCCGGTCCCACGATCTTCGTGCTCGACCTGGTGCCCACCTCCCTCGGCGCGTACATCACCGACCTGGGGCAGCTCGCCGGACGCACCGAGGCGACCGGCGGCGGTGACGTGGCCGACTGGCTCGGCAGCTGGACCGTCTTCTACTGGGCCTGGTGGATCTCCTGGACGCCCTTCGTCGGCATGTTCATCGCCAGGATCAGCCGCGGCCGCACGATCCGTCAGTTCGTCGGCGGCGTCATCCTGGTGCCCAGCACCGTCAGCCTGGTCTGGTTCGCCGTCTTCGGCGGCTCGGGCATGAAGCTCGCCGAGGACGGGAAGCTCGGCGGCGCCGAGACCCCGGAGGCGCAGTTGTTCGGCGTCCTCCAGGAGTTCCCGATCGCCACGTTGACCAGCATTCTGGTGATGGTCCTGGTCGGCATCTTCTTCGTCTCCGGAGCCGACGCCGCCTCCATCGTCATGGGCACCCTCTCCCAGAAGGGCGTCCTCGAACCGGGCAAGTGGGTCGTGATCTTCTGGGGCGTCGTGACCGGCGCCGTGGCCGCGATCATGCTGCTCATCGGCGACGGCGAGGACAACGCGCTCCAAGGGCTCCAGAACCTCACCATCCTGGTCGCCGCCCCCTTCGCCCTCGTCATGATCGGCATGTGCGTGGCCCTGATGCGCGACCTGCGCAAGGACCCGCAGATCGTCCGCCAGGAGTTCGGAGTGGAAGCGGTCGAGTCCGCGGTGATCGAGGGCCACGCCAAGTACGACGGCGACTTCGAGATCCGCATCGGCCCCGGGACCACGACCATCACGGACGAGCGCCACGGACCCGGCCCCACCGGCTCGGGCTCCACGGCCGCGGAGAAGCGCCCCTCCGACTGACCGGGCGACCGCCCACCCGTTCCGTACCCGTACCGGAGCCCGCGACCGCCCACAGGCCGCGGGCTCCGGTACGTCGTGCCCCCGCGCACCACCGGGCGGGCCCGTGTCCGGCAGGTATCCGCGCGCCACCCGGCGCACCACCCGGGGGCCGCCGGGGTGGGGTCAGCCCACCAGCGCCGCCGCCGCCCGCGCGCAGCCCCAGGCCACGGTCACGCCCGCGCCGCCGTGCCCGTAGTTGTGCACCAGCAGACCGCCGTCCGGCAGCGCCTCCGCCCCGATCCGCACCCCGGCCTCCCGCGCCGGCCGCAGCCCCACCCGGTGCCCGAGCACCCGCGCGCCCGCGATCTCCGGCCGGATCCGCGCACACCGTGCCACGATCGCCCGTGCCGTCCCCGGGTCGGGCCCGGTGCGCGCGTCGTCCTCCTCGGCCGTACCGCCCAGCACCAGGCGGCCCGGCTGCGGGAAGAAGTACGTCGTCGCGGCCGACGCCGGATCCGCCTCGGTGTACCACTCCTCGATCCCCGGGTTCTCCACCGCCACCAACTGCCCCCGCACCGGTCGCACCCCGGCGTCGGGCACCAGCTCCCGCGCCCCGAGCCCCGTGCAGTTCACCACCACCGGGCTCCGCTCCGCCGCCTCGCCGAACCCGGTCACCGCCCGCCGCTCCACCGCACCGCCGGCCGCACGGAGCCGCCGCTCCAGCCAGGCCAGGTGGACGGGCATGTCCAGCAGCGGCAGCGTCACCCGCAGCCCTTCGGGCACCTCGACGGCGTCCTTCAGCCCGGCCGACCAGTCGCCCAGCGCCGCCAGCCGCTCCCCGCGGTGCAGCCCCGCCACCCGCCGTACGCCGGTCTCCTCCGGGGCGCCCGACAACTCCTCGTAGACCGCCAGCGTCGCCAGGGACCAGTCGCCCACCCGCTCCGCCGGCTCGATCCGGTAGGGCCACCACAGGGCCCCCGCCACCGCGGACGTCGTCGCCCCGGCCGCGTCGCGCGACCAGACCCGCACCTTCAGCCCGCGCTCCGCCAGCGTCACGGCGGTGGTCAGGCCGATGACCCCGCCGCCCACCACGATCACATCCGTCATCACGGTCACTCCTGTCGCCTCGGTGCGCGTCCGTCGCTGTCCGGACGCTAACCGAAACGGGAAACCCGAGGCCAGGGGCACAGGGCGACGGGCATGAAGCGCCGGAGACTAGGATCAGCACCCTGATGACTGCCACCCTCGTCGCCAAGGACCTCGCCGCCGGACACGGCGACCGCACGCTCTTCGCCGGACTCGACCTCGTCGTCGCCCCCGGTGACGTGATCGGTCTCGTCGGAGTCAACGGCGCCGGAAAATCCTCCCTGCTCCGGCTGCTCGCCGGACTCGACCGCCCGGAGGAGGGCGAGCTGCGGCTCTCCCCGCCCACCGCCACCGTCGGCCACCTCCCGCAGGAGCCCGAGCGCCGCGACGGCGAGACGGTGTCCGCGTTCCTGGCCCGCCGCACCGGCGTCGCCGACGCCCAGCGCACAATGGACGAGGCGACCGAGGCCCTGGTCGCGGGCGCCCCGGGCGCGGACGACGCGTACTCCGAGTCCCTGGAGCGCTGGCTCGCGCTCGGCGGCGCGGACCTGGAGGAGCGGGCCGAGCAGGTCGCCGCCGAGCTGGGCCTGACCGTGGGCCTCGACCGGCCCATGACCGCGCTCTCCGGCGGACAGGCCGCCCGCGCCGGACTCGCCTCGCTGCTCCTCTCCCGCTACGACGTCTTCCTGCTCGACGAGCCCACCAACGACCTCGATCTCGACGGACTGGAGCGCCTGGAGCGCTTCGTGTCCGGCCTGCGCGCGGGCACGGTCGTCATCAGCCACGACCGCGAGTTCCTGATGCGCACGGTCACCAAGGTGCTGGAACTGGACCTCGCCCAGCAGCAGATCAACCTGTACGGAGGTGGCTACGCGGCTTATCTGGAGGAGCGGGAGACCGCCCGCCGGCACGCCCGGGAGGGCTACGAGGAGTACGCCGACAAGAAGGCGTCCCTCGAAGCGCGCGGCCATATGCAGCGCTCCTGGATGGACAAGGGCGTCAAGAACGCCCGCCGCAAGGCCACCGACGGCGACAAGCTCGGCCGCAACGCCCGCAGCGAGGCCAGCGAGAAGCAGGCCGCGAAGGCTCGGCAGACCCAGCGCATGGTCGAACGCCTCGACGTCGTCGAGGAGCCGCGCAAGGAGTGGGAGCTGCGCATGGAGATCGCCTCCGCCCCGCGCTCCGGATCCGTCGTCGCGACCCTGCGCGAGGCCCGAGTGGCGCGCGGCGACTTCTCCTTCGGCCCCGCCTCGCTCCAGATCGACTGGGCGGACCGGGTCGCCATCACCGGGGCCAACGGCGCCGGCAAGTCCACGCTGCTGGCCGCACTGCTGGAACGGCTGCCGCTGGACTCCGGGAACGCCACGCTCGGTTCGGGCGTCGTCGTCGGTGAGGTGGACCAGGCCCGCAAGCTGTTCCTCGGCGCGCAGTCCCTGCTGGACGCGTTCTGCGCGGCCGTGCCCGACACGGAACCGGCCGAAGTCCGCACCCTGCTCGCCAAGTTCGGCCTCCGCGCCGACCATGTGATGCGCCCGGCGACCAGCCTGTCCCCGGGCGAGCGCACCCGCGCCGCCCTCGCCCTGCTCCAGGGCCGGGGCGTCAACCTCCTGGTGCTCGACGAGCCGACGAACCACCTGGACCTGCCCGCCATCGAGCAGTTGGAGGCTGCCCTGGAGACGTACACGGGCACCCTGCTGCTGGTCACCCACGACCGGCGGATGCTGGAGGCGGTCCGCACGACCCGGCGCGTCGAGGTGGCCGACGGCCAGGTCAAGGAAGTCTGAGCGCGGTTGCGGACGTGGGGCGGGCCGCACACGGCGGCCCGCCCCACCCGCTCCGTTCAGCGTCCCCGGCCGCCGCCCTGCTTCGGGTCGGTCAGCCCGGCCCGCCGCAGCGCGTCCGCCATCGCGCTGTTCGCCGGAGCCGGGGCGCCCTGGCCCTGCCGCGACGCACCGCCGCCACCGCCGCGCCGGTCCCGGCCGCCGCCGCCCTGCCGGCCCTGGCCGCCGCCGGACGGCTGGCCCTGGCCCTGGCCCTGCCCCTGGCGCTGCTTCGGGGGACGGCCGCCGCGCTCGCCGCGGCCCTGCTGCCCGCCGCCGGAACCACCGCCCGCGCCCGGCTCGTCGTCGAGACGCAGCGTCAGCGAGATCCGCTTGCGCGGCACGTCGACGTCCATGACCTTGACCTTCACGATGTCCCCGGGCTTCACGACCTCGCGCGGGTCCTTCACGAACGTCCTCGACAGCGCCGAGACGTGCACCAGGCCGTCCTGGTGCACGCCGACGTCGACGAACGCGCCGAACGCGGCCACGTTGGTGACGACGCCCTCCAGCACCATGCCGGGCTCCAGGTCGCCGAGCCTCTCGACGCCCTCCTTGAAGGTCGCCGTCCTGAACGCCGGACGCGGGTCGCGCCCCGGCTTCTCCAACTCCTTGAGGATGTCCGTCACGGTCGGCAGCCCGAACATGTCGTCCACGAAGTCCGCGGCCCGCAGGGCGCGCAGGGCCTCCGCGTTACCGATCAGCGAGGCCACCTCGCCGCCCGCCGTCCTCCCCATCCGCCGCACCACCGGGTAGGCCTCGGGATGCACGCTGGAACCGTCGAGCGGGTCGTCACCGCCCCGGATCCGCAGGAAGCCCGCGCACTGCTCGTACGCCTTCGGCCCGAGCCGCGCCACGTCCTTGAGGGATTTCCTGGACCGGAAGGGGCCGTTGGAGTCCCGGTGCGCGACGATGTTCTCGGCCAGCCCCGAGCTGATGCCCGACACCCGGGAGAGCAGCGGAGCGGACGCGGTGTTGACGTCCACACCGACCCCGTTCACACAGTCCTCGACGACCGCGTCCAGTGAACGGGACAGCTTCACCTCGGACAGGTCGTGCTGGTACTGCCCGACGCCGATCGACCGGGGGTCGATCTTCACCAGCTCGGCCAGCGGGTCCTGGAGCCGCCGGGCGATGGAGACCGCGCCGCGCAACGACACGTCCATGTCGGGCAGTTCCTGCGACGCGAACGCGGACGCGGAGTACACCGAGGCGCCCGCCTCCGAGACCATCACCTTCGTGAGCTTCAACTCCGGGTGCTTGTCGATCAGTTCACCGGCGAGCTTGTCCGTCTCACGGGACGCCGTGCCGTTGCCGATCGCGATCAGGTCGACCGCGTGCTCCTTCGCGAGGTGCGCGAGCTTCGCCAGCGCCTGGTCCCACTTGTTCGCGGGCACATGCGGGTGGATCACATCGGTGGCCACGACCTTGCCGGTGGCGTCGACGACGGCGACCTTCACCCCCGTACGGAAACCGGGGTCCAGGCCCAGGGTGGCCCGCGTCCCGGCCGGGGCGGCGAGCAGCAGATCGCGCAGGTTCGAGGCGAAGACCCGCACCGCCTCGTCCTCCGCCGCCGTGCGCAGCCGCAGCCGCAGGTCGATGCCCAGATGCACCTGGATCCGGGTCCGCCACGCCCAACGCACCGTGTCGCCGAGCCACTTGTCGCCGGGGCGGCCCCGGTCGGCGATCTCGAAGCGGCGGGCGATCATGTTCTCGTAACGGGACGGGCCCGGCCGCTCGGCGGCCTCCGGCTCCTCCGGTTCCAGGACCAGATCGAGCACGTTCTCCTTCTCGCCGCGCAGCATCGCGAGCACCCGGTGCGAGGGCAGCGCGGTGAACGGCTCGGCGAAGGCGAAGTAGTCGGCGAACTTCGCGCCGGCCTCCTCCTGGCCCTCGCGGACCTTCGCCGCCAGCCGCCCGCGCGTCCACATGCGTTCGCGCAGCTCGCCGGTCAGGTCGGCGTCCTCGGAGAACCGCTCGGTGAGGATCGACCGGGCCCCGTCCAGGGCCGCGGCCGCGTCCGCGACGCCCTTGTCGCCGTCCACGAACGCGGCGGCCGCCGCGAGCGGATCGACCGACGGGTCGCCGAGCAGGCCGTCCGCCAGCGGTTCGAGCCCCGCCTCCCGGGCGACCTGCGCCTTCGTCCGCCGCTTCGGCTTGAACGGCAGATAGATGTCCTCCAGGCGCGCCTTGGTCTCGGCGGCCCGGATGCTCGCCTCCAGCGCGGCGTCGAGCTTGCCCTGTTCGCGTACGGAGTCGAGGATCGACGTGCGCCGCTCCTCCAGCTCCCGCAGATAGCGC
The nucleotide sequence above comes from Streptomyces sp. NBC_01116. Encoded proteins:
- a CDS encoding FAD-dependent oxidoreductase, whose amino-acid sequence is MTDVIVVGGGVIGLTTAVTLAERGLKVRVWSRDAAGATTSAVAGALWWPYRIEPAERVGDWSLATLAVYEELSGAPEETGVRRVAGLHRGERLAALGDWSAGLKDAVEVPEGLRVTLPLLDMPVHLAWLERRLRAAGGAVERRAVTGFGEAAERSPVVVNCTGLGARELVPDAGVRPVRGQLVAVENPGIEEWYTEADPASAATTYFFPQPGRLVLGGTAEEDDARTGPDPGTARAIVARCARIRPEIAGARVLGHRVGLRPAREAGVRIGAEALPDGGLLVHNYGHGGAGVTVAWGCARAAAALVG
- a CDS encoding Tex family protein, with product MTTSIEGRIAEELGVRERQVRAAVELLDGGSTVPFIARYRKEATESLDDAQLRTLEERLRYLRELEERRTSILDSVREQGKLDAALEASIRAAETKARLEDIYLPFKPKRRTKAQVAREAGLEPLADGLLGDPSVDPLAAAAAFVDGDKGVADAAAALDGARSILTERFSEDADLTGELRERMWTRGRLAAKVREGQEEAGAKFADYFAFAEPFTALPSHRVLAMLRGEKENVLDLVLEPEEPEAAERPGPSRYENMIARRFEIADRGRPGDKWLGDTVRWAWRTRIQVHLGIDLRLRLRTAAEDEAVRVFASNLRDLLLAAPAGTRATLGLDPGFRTGVKVAVVDATGKVVATDVIHPHVPANKWDQALAKLAHLAKEHAVDLIAIGNGTASRETDKLAGELIDKHPELKLTKVMVSEAGASVYSASAFASQELPDMDVSLRGAVSIARRLQDPLAELVKIDPRSIGVGQYQHDLSEVKLSRSLDAVVEDCVNGVGVDVNTASAPLLSRVSGISSGLAENIVAHRDSNGPFRSRKSLKDVARLGPKAYEQCAGFLRIRGGDDPLDGSSVHPEAYPVVRRMGRTAGGEVASLIGNAEALRALRAADFVDDMFGLPTVTDILKELEKPGRDPRPAFRTATFKEGVERLGDLEPGMVLEGVVTNVAAFGAFVDVGVHQDGLVHVSALSRTFVKDPREVVKPGDIVKVKVMDVDVPRKRISLTLRLDDEPGAGGGSGGGQQGRGERGGRPPKQRQGQGQGQGQPSGGGQGRQGGGGRDRRGGGGGASRQGQGAPAPANSAMADALRRAGLTDPKQGGGRGR
- a CDS encoding ABC-F family ATP-binding cassette domain-containing protein, with product MTATLVAKDLAAGHGDRTLFAGLDLVVAPGDVIGLVGVNGAGKSSLLRLLAGLDRPEEGELRLSPPTATVGHLPQEPERRDGETVSAFLARRTGVADAQRTMDEATEALVAGAPGADDAYSESLERWLALGGADLEERAEQVAAELGLTVGLDRPMTALSGGQAARAGLASLLLSRYDVFLLDEPTNDLDLDGLERLERFVSGLRAGTVVISHDREFLMRTVTKVLELDLAQQQINLYGGGYAAYLEERETARRHAREGYEEYADKKASLEARGHMQRSWMDKGVKNARRKATDGDKLGRNARSEASEKQAAKARQTQRMVERLDVVEEPRKEWELRMEIASAPRSGSVVATLREARVARGDFSFGPASLQIDWADRVAITGANGAGKSTLLAALLERLPLDSGNATLGSGVVVGEVDQARKLFLGAQSLLDAFCAAVPDTEPAEVRTLLAKFGLRADHVMRPATSLSPGERTRAALALLQGRGVNLLVLDEPTNHLDLPAIEQLEAALETYTGTLLLVTHDRRMLEAVRTTRRVEVADGQVKEV